CAGTAATCAAACCATAACAGTGAAAATTCAAAACACTGTTTTGGTTTGGTAATCCCAGCTCCTACAAGGAATAAACCTGTTTCGTAGTAGGGAATTTCAAGGATGAGGTCCTTCGGCAATCGGTGGAATTCCTTCGTATCGATTTCTTTTCGTGTGAGAAAAAAATCGAATCGAATGGTTTCGATCCAATCTTTGGTTTTGAAAAACAGTTTGGTTTTTGTTTTTCCATAAAATTCTAAAAACTCACCACTCACACAAAAATCAAATCGTTTGGAATCCTCAAAGGGGATGGTTTCTTTCGCATTTACTTCCCCATCTTCTCGGTAAGTGAAGATGGTTCCTTCCTCATAATACAAATTCCTTGCAAAGCGTTTGTACAGTTCTGATTCGATGATGGAAATTAAATCTTCCCCTTCTGGTGGTTTGACTTTCGGTGCGGATTCAATTTGTTTCATTTTGTTTTTGGAAATGGATCTTCGAATCACTCCTAAAACAGGTGGTGAAAGTTTGGGTAAAATATAACGGAAATACCTTTCATCGTGTGTGCGTAGTATCTCTTGTAAAAAGAGTCCATGGATAAGGGGAATGAGTTCTACCGTGAACATTTGTTTGTTTAAAAAAAATGCAAAGTCTGTTTCAAACCGAAAGAGGTTTGTCACAATTCTCATTTCTTCTTCTTTGGTTCCAGAATAAAGGATCGCAACCAATCGATTGAGGTAGAGTTTACTTTTTTTGTCCATATACAAGGAATCAATTTCCTTTAGCACCATAGATTCATCAAACTCAGGGTTTACGATGTCACTTAGAGATAAGTATTTTGTTTGGTTGAACTTGTCCCTTTTACTGCGAACCAGTTCTGTTTTAGTTTGTTTGGACCCACCAATCGTTCGTTTGTTGGGTAAAAAACCTGGATTTGTTTTTTGGAAAAAATCCGTTTTTTGGTCGGGGCTATTGTAGTAGGGTGGGGTAGAAATAGCTGTCCTTTCAAAGGTTTGGCGAGCAAATTGCAGTTTGTATAAAAAACGTGGGAATAAAATAGGATCTGTGGAAACGGAAGGGAGTGATGGGATTTTTTTTAAGGGAATTGGGTAAAAGGGATCAGGTGAGGCCACAAAACGGGCAACAGAATCCAAATCGGCCAAATAAAAATGGTAATTGTTTCCTATGTGGTAAATCAAACAGGTGGAGATTTTTTTAATTTCTTTTGGATGCGAATGCGAAAGTGTTCCCAGTTATAATCTTTTTTCAAAATTTCCAATTCCTGGTCCACACCAAAACGCATAAAATCAAATATCTCTTCGTGTTCCATCCCAACGACAATTGATAAGTCTTGGATCACCCTTTGCAAACGCCTTGCATCTCTATCACTTAAGGAAAAGGTTTCTAAGAGTCTTTGTTCAAATTCAGTGAGTTGGATCAAAATCTTCCTAAAACGCAGCCACAAGGATGGTTTCGATTTCATTTTTCGGAAGTTCTCTTGGAAGACAATCAAGAAATGAATACGTTGCCGCAAGTGTCGCAATCCCAGGTAAATCGATTTTTTTCACTTCATACTCAGAGAGGCGTTGTGGGATACGTAACTCTAGATAAATTTTTCGGATCCCTTCCACCGCTTTGATCGCCGCTTCGATGACAGAAATGTTTGTCACATCTTCGTCAAGGGCTCTTGCGATCATTACATACTTACCTGCAGAAGAAGTCAGGTTGTATTCCATAACGTGTGGGAGGAGGATCGACATACTTTGAAAGATATCAAGATTTGTAACGGTTGTTACTGCTAGTGATAAAGCGTAACACAAACCAAGGCTACTTGTCGATTGTGCAATCCCTGCAAGTAAACTTGCTGCATAAATGGAGTTTTTCGGTCCTAAGTTTCTTGGTTCCCGAATGGCAGGTACAATGTTTTTGGAAATGAGTTCGATAGAACGTAACGCAGTGGAAGAAGTGATTTCGTTTGCATACTTCGAGAGAATGCTATCCACTGCTGCTGATAAAATGGAAATTCCTGTTTTTGCAGTTTCGGAGCTCGACATACCAGCACCAATTTTCGGATCAGAAACAATGAGTTCTGGGAAAGCCCATTCATGAGCGAAGTACTTTCTGTTTTTGTCTTTGTCGTCTACAATGGAAAAAAATGGAGAACATTCATTACCGAGTAGGGGTTTTGTAGGCACTACCACAAGAGGTAATCCCTTTTTTTTCGGTTGTTTTCTGCCCACTAGTAGTTCTTCCGCAAACATATCATTTGTTGCGAGTAAGGAAGCCGCTTTACCAGCGTTCATCGATTCAAAGGAACCATAAGCTACAACACAATCGGCATTGGAGATTCGTAAAAAATGAGCACAAGTATCTAAGTCTTTGAAATGAACACGGTCAACGATGTCATCATAAATGATCACACCTTCTGCGTGTTTTTCCAAACTCGTTTTGATGATGGAAAGTTCTTCCGAGTTTTCTAACTCTTTTTGTGTGGTGATGAGTACAACTCTTGATCCTATGTTTTTGACAAAGGAACCGAGTTTATAACCACAATCGATTTCGAAATGAATTTTTGGCGGAAATTGAAAATTGATCCATTCGGGGAGAACTGGCATACTGATCCCCTAACTATGAATAAGCGAAGCGTGAGAAATCCTCGGAGAGGACAATAAAAAAGGATCCCTCACCACCTGTCCTTTTTACTGTTGTCCGAGGAAAGACGTTGCAATTTGGTCGGAAATTTTATCTAACATCTCTGGTGAAAGAGTGTCATAGTCTCCGTTTTTCAATCGTTCTTTGATCGCTTTGATTTTTTCAGTGCGATCCTCTTCTGGAGGAGCTTGAACAATTTGTTTTGCAATTTGTTTTACTTCTGCTTGGAGTTTTGCTTCCGAAGCAATTTTTTTAGCCGCATCGGAGATCGAAATTGTATCTACCGGTGTTTGTGATTCCGTTTCCTTTGGCCCTTGTGGTTTTTTCGGTTCGTAACCGTAACCACCAACTCGACCTACTTTATCGATGTTCATATATTTAGTCCTCTTCCTACATCACATATCGGAGGAATCTGAATTTCCCTTAAGTGATTTTTTTCGATGGTTTAAGAGAAATACAAATTCTCCCTTCGCATTGGGCGGTTTTTCTGCCAATTCCCTAGGATTTGCATAATAAAGTACCTCTTCGAAGGCCTTTGTCAACTCCCTTCCCACAAGGACCTCTGTTTCGGGGTACAATTCCTCGAGGAGAGGATACAATCTTGGGAGTTTGTGGACAGATTCATAGAAGACGATCAGTCCTTCGATTTCCTTTGCCTTCTCTAATTCTCGGCGTTTTTTACTCGGTTTTTCAGAGAGAAAACCTAAAAAATAAGTAGGATTCACTTGGAATCCAGAAACAGAGAGTAAAGCGGTTAAGGCTGATGCACCTGGAACAGGAATGATTGGAATTCCATTTTCCCTAGCGGTGCGAACCATTTGGCTTCCAGGATCGGAAACACCAGGGGTTCCCGCATCGGAAACAAGGGCCATAGATTTCCCTTTTTTCAATTGGTCGAGGACATTGGCATACGGCGATTCGGAATGGTCTTTGTAAAGGGCAAGGACTGGCGTCACAATCCCGAGTTTGTGAAAGAGAGACTTGGTTTCCTTTGTGGATTCACAAAGCACAAGTTCCACTTCTTTGAAAACCTCGATGGCACGAAGGGTGATGTCTCCCATATTCCCAATGGGAGTTGCCACAACATATAAATTCCCCGATTCACGTTTATGGGCCAACGTATTGGCACCCAGGAGGAGATTGTCCCGCAGGACAAGTACAACCCAATTCATTATTCCCCTTAGTGCATGGGTTACAGGCAGTTCCTAACGCACAAGAGGAAGGTGTTCCACACGCAGGGTTGGAACAGGTAGTTGTGTTACAACCAACTCCAACAGAACAAAGAGTTTGGATGTCATTCACTCGGTTGGGAATGGCACATGTGCTCACAGCTGCTGATGGGTTGGAAATGAGGCCTCCAGTCAGCATCGCACGTATGGTGAAGTTGTAGATTTGGCATTTTTGGAAAAATTCAGTCCCCGGAGGTGGGACAGCAAACCGAATCCGTTTGACCATGATCCGACTTGAGGAAGTGGAAGCTTCATATGGTAAATGAGGGAAACTAGGTTGTACGCCATCTTCTAACCACTCTCCTTGGACAGTTTGGATGATCCCAGGGAATGCGGTTGTCACATACAAATTGTACCCAACAAACTGTGGTTCTCTGTTTGTTACATAGTATTTCAGAATGTATTCAGGTCTTGGGTCGGCATTATAATTGAGAATATCGGTTTGGAAGTCGTTTGTGATGTTACTATTCACTGCGACTACGGAAAGGAGCTGTGGGACATTGGGTGGTACCAAAAATACAAACGGGGCTACCGGGGTGTCTGTGTTCACTCCACAATGAAAAAAAGAGAGAAAAGATACGCAGATATAGTAAATTGGATGTAAAGAGGGAAAACGCATTCTGTTTCTCGTTTCCCTTCCAAGTTTTCAGGAATTCAATCTATGGGAATCCAAAAAAAATTACTCTTTGTCTCCATTTCCCTCATTGGGCTTTTTTTTCTCATCCTCCTTATGCTCGGTGGTGAGGATGAAGATGAGCTCCGTCGTAAAAAAGAAAGAAGTTCGCAGGCCCTAGCTTTATTTGGTGGTGGTTCGAACAATCCCAAAGGTACAAACCGACTCGGTGTTCGTGGGGAAGAAGCAGGTTCCATCTTCGATTCTGATTATTACAATGCAGGTGGGATGCGGTATGAAGACGACCCAAACATTGCGGCAGGGGAATCTGGTGAAATTCCGATTAATCCTCAAACTGGGAAACCCTATCCTCCCGAGGCAATGCAAGCCTTTGAGGAACTAAGAGAACAATTCCCTGACAATGACCTGATTCCAAAACGAATGACAGCAGAAGAAAAGAAAAAACAAGCTGAGTTCAATCAGAAACTCACGCGAGCTACAAATTCTGTGTTTGGTGGCAATGCCAATGCTTCTGACCTAACAACGTATTACAGTCATGTTCGGAAACAAGGAAAGGATCGACTTGAGATCATCAATTATCTCATCGAATCACAAGGTGGGGATGATCCTGAAATGGATAAAAAGTTCCAAGAAATCTTAAAGAACATCCAATTCCAAAACGAACAAATCGAAAAAGAAGCAGCTGGTGCGTATGCAAAGGCGGGGCTTCCACCACCCACTTAAGTTTCGTTTGAAAGGATTGGATACCGGTAACTGGATTTAGGATCAAGTCCATATTCATCCAAATGGAAAGAGGGAGGGAGCCTTTCTCTTTTCCATTGGGAAATCCCAAATAGCTTTTTGAATTTTTGAATATTAGCGAATAAGTTGTCCTGTGATTCCCAAGGGAATTCTTTTTTTAATTCTTCCCAAACATTGGATTCATCCATTCCCAAATACACCAATTTTCGTTCAATGGAATTGAGGATGGGATATGGCATGAGATCTTTTTCGTCTTCTTGGTGTTCGGCGAGAGGTTTCAGTTCCGCAGTTGGTTTTGTATTTCGCAACATCTGAATGGAATGTTTGGGAGTGATGTATCGATTGTTTCCCTTTTGGATATCATCTAACCAGTCGAGTAAAAATTCCTTACTCACACCTGCAAGTGGGGCAATGGAACCTGAAGAATCTCCATCCATTGTTGTGTAACCAACAGCTGCTTCACTTCTATTCCCTGTGGAGAGTAGGAGATGTCCATTTAAGTTTGCAAGTAACCAAATGAGAGGAGAACGAACCCTTGCTTGGATGTTTTGTAAGGCTAGGTCATGTTCTTTCCAATTGAGTTTGGTTCCTTTTACCGACTCGATGATGGAAACGGAACTGGAAACCATTTCATCAATGGATATGGAATGGTATTCACATCCCAATTCTTCACTTAAGGTTTTTGCAATTTCTTCCGTGATGGGTGAATTATTTTTTGTCCTTTGGTACAAAGTAACTAGGAGATGATTTTCCGCTAATCCGAGTTTGGTGAAAATGGATTCACCATTTTCTTCTTTGGCAATGGTTACCATGGTGGAGACAAGTAAGGCACAGGTTGCACTATCAGCTCCACCTGAAAGTGAAAGTGTATACCCTTTTGTTTTGGATTTTCGTAAATAGTCAAATAATCCCAGACAAACTGCTTTTGTGAATTCTTCAAACGGGCTTAAGGATTCAGTCGAACCCATACTCGGGAATATCTCTTCGCTACGTTTGTCTAAAATTTGGAAAAACACTCGGGATTCTTTCTCGATTTGTCCATTTGGTTTTAAAGAGATTGTGGTGAGTTCGTCTCCATTGGGTTTTGGACTGGGTTCTCGTAAATTCCTCGCCTTGGATGCCTTGGTTTCATTTGGGTCGAAGGGAATACTGGTGATGGCAAAAGGAGTGAAGTGTAATCTTGGGCCTTCTTTTAAAATGGAACCACAAGAGCAAAAAAATGCCCCCCCTTCAAAGATGATCCTTCCCGATTCATTTCCACAGAGGTTAGTAAAGACTTGTAAATTGTTTTGGTTACGGCTTGTTTCTTTAAATATTTGCCTACGAGTATTTTGTTTTCCCATCGCAAAATGGGAAGCACCTGGTGAGAGGATCACATCCACACCTGATAAATTATAAAACAAAGATGGTTTCTGTGTCGACCAACTGTCTTCACAAATTTCAATTGCGAACGTAAATTCTTTCATCGAAAACAAAAAATGACCAAAAGGTATTTCTGTATCACCGATTGTGATTCGTTTGTTTGTGAATGATTGAGGTGAGTGGAACCATCGACGTTCATAGTGTACACCTGTATTTGCCAAATTGAATTTGGGAACA
This sequence is a window from Leptospira ellinghausenii. Protein-coding genes within it:
- a CDS encoding flagellar motor switch protein FliG, translated to MIYHIGNNYHFYLADLDSVARFVASPDPFYPIPLKKIPSLPSVSTDPILFPRFLYKLQFARQTFERTAISTPPYYNSPDQKTDFFQKTNPGFLPNKRTIGGSKQTKTELVRSKRDKFNQTKYLSLSDIVNPEFDESMVLKEIDSLYMDKKSKLYLNRLVAILYSGTKEEEMRIVTNLFRFETDFAFFLNKQMFTVELIPLIHGLFLQEILRTHDERYFRYILPKLSPPVLGVIRRSISKNKMKQIESAPKVKPPEGEDLISIIESELYKRFARNLYYEEGTIFTYREDGEVNAKETIPFEDSKRFDFCVSGEFLEFYGKTKTKLFFKTKDWIETIRFDFFLTRKEIDTKEFHRLPKDLILEIPYYETGLFLVGAGITKPKQCFEFSLLWFDY
- a CDS encoding iron-containing alcohol dehydrogenase translates to MPVLPEWINFQFPPKIHFEIDCGYKLGSFVKNIGSRVVLITTQKELENSEELSIIKTSLEKHAEGVIIYDDIVDRVHFKDLDTCAHFLRISNADCVVAYGSFESMNAGKAASLLATNDMFAEELLVGRKQPKKKGLPLVVVPTKPLLGNECSPFFSIVDDKDKNRKYFAHEWAFPELIVSDPKIGAGMSSSETAKTGISILSAAVDSILSKYANEITSSTALRSIELISKNIVPAIREPRNLGPKNSIYAASLLAGIAQSTSSLGLCYALSLAVTTVTNLDIFQSMSILLPHVMEYNLTSSAGKYVMIARALDEDVTNISVIEAAIKAVEGIRKIYLELRIPQRLSEYEVKKIDLPGIATLAATYSFLDCLPRELPKNEIETILVAAF
- a CDS encoding flagellar biosynthesis anti-sigma factor FlgM, whose translation is MNIDKVGRVGGYGYEPKKPQGPKETESQTPVDTISISDAAKKIASEAKLQAEVKQIAKQIVQAPPEEDRTEKIKAIKERLKNGDYDTLSPEMLDKISDQIATSFLGQQ
- the rsmI gene encoding 16S rRNA (cytidine(1402)-2'-O)-methyltransferase, giving the protein MAHKRESGNLYVVATPIGNMGDITLRAIEVFKEVELVLCESTKETKSLFHKLGIVTPVLALYKDHSESPYANVLDQLKKGKSMALVSDAGTPGVSDPGSQMVRTARENGIPIIPVPGASALTALLSVSGFQVNPTYFLGFLSEKPSKKRRELEKAKEIEGLIVFYESVHKLPRLYPLLEELYPETEVLVGRELTKAFEEVLYYANPRELAEKPPNAKGEFVFLLNHRKKSLKGNSDSSDM
- a CDS encoding LIC11073 family putative lipoprotein is translated as MRFPSLHPIYYICVSFLSFFHCGVNTDTPVAPFVFLVPPNVPQLLSVVAVNSNITNDFQTDILNYNADPRPEYILKYYVTNREPQFVGYNLYVTTAFPGIIQTVQGEWLEDGVQPSFPHLPYEASTSSSRIMVKRIRFAVPPPGTEFFQKCQIYNFTIRAMLTGGLISNPSAAVSTCAIPNRVNDIQTLCSVGVGCNTTTCSNPACGTPSSCALGTACNPCTKGNNELGCTCPAGQSPPGCQYVGP
- a CDS encoding LIC_20245 family lipoprotein, translating into MGIQKKLLFVSISLIGLFFLILLMLGGEDEDELRRKKERSSQALALFGGGSNNPKGTNRLGVRGEEAGSIFDSDYYNAGGMRYEDDPNIAAGESGEIPINPQTGKPYPPEAMQAFEELREQFPDNDLIPKRMTAEEKKKQAEFNQKLTRATNSVFGGNANASDLTTYYSHVRKQGKDRLEIINYLIESQGGDDPEMDKKFQEILKNIQFQNEQIEKEAAGAYAKAGLPPPT
- the nadE gene encoding NAD(+) synthase, which produces MTKSKIAAVSLNTTPLDFLGNFESIVSAIQNKESKDANLILFPELCISGYGCEDAFYRPSLWEKSIDVVNKIKTISPKQVVVVGLPVFVDSFLYNCMAVLYDGKIQALVPKFNLANTGVHYERRWFHSPQSFTNKRITIGDTEIPFGHFLFSMKEFTFAIEICEDSWSTQKPSLFYNLSGVDVILSPGASHFAMGKQNTRRQIFKETSRNQNNLQVFTNLCGNESGRIIFEGGAFFCSCGSILKEGPRLHFTPFAITSIPFDPNETKASKARNLREPSPKPNGDELTTISLKPNGQIEKESRVFFQILDKRSEEIFPSMGSTESLSPFEEFTKAVCLGLFDYLRKSKTKGYTLSLSGGADSATCALLVSTMVTIAKEENGESIFTKLGLAENHLLVTLYQRTKNNSPITEEIAKTLSEELGCEYHSISIDEMVSSSVSIIESVKGTKLNWKEHDLALQNIQARVRSPLIWLLANLNGHLLLSTGNRSEAAVGYTTMDGDSSGSIAPLAGVSKEFLLDWLDDIQKGNNRYITPKHSIQMLRNTKPTAELKPLAEHQEDEKDLMPYPILNSIERKLVYLGMDESNVWEELKKEFPWESQDNLFANIQKFKKLFGISQWKRERLPPSFHLDEYGLDPKSSYRYPILSNET